One stretch of Proteiniborus ethanoligenes DNA includes these proteins:
- a CDS encoding FliH/SctL family protein — protein sequence MSNIFKSSQIRIINTPSIKHPQGDELQVNIKDKLAEAEKIADDIISKAKNEAEEIILNARRDSEKVLEETHSQAKSIYDAARDEGFNQGYEKGYIEGKEISDAMIEEANEIKKNYLKERELALSSIENDVIYMVISLCENIINQKLENDKEAILPIILKGINSLNVKENLIIKVSKEDYDIVEMSKQRLLAMANLIEDIEIRIDSTLSRGDCIIEGSKGNVDSSVNLQIEEMRKVLITLLNSE from the coding sequence TTGTCTAATATTTTTAAGTCCTCTCAAATAAGGATTATTAATACGCCTTCGATAAAGCATCCACAAGGTGATGAACTACAAGTAAATATTAAAGATAAACTAGCTGAAGCAGAAAAAATTGCAGATGACATTATTTCTAAAGCAAAAAATGAAGCAGAAGAAATAATTTTAAACGCAAGAAGAGATAGTGAAAAAGTCCTTGAAGAAACCCATTCTCAAGCGAAAAGCATATATGATGCAGCTAGAGACGAGGGATTTAATCAAGGATATGAAAAGGGCTATATTGAGGGGAAAGAAATATCTGATGCAATGATTGAAGAAGCTAACGAGATTAAAAAAAATTACTTAAAAGAAAGAGAATTAGCTCTTTCAAGTATTGAAAATGATGTTATATATATGGTAATTTCATTATGTGAAAACATAATAAATCAAAAACTTGAAAATGATAAGGAGGCTATACTTCCTATAATATTGAAGGGAATAAATAGTCTTAATGTAAAGGAAAATTTAATCATTAAAGTTTCTAAGGAGGATTATGATATTGTAGAGATGTCTAAACAAAGATTGCTAGCAATGGCAAACTTAATAGAAGATATTGAAATACGAATTGATTCTACACTATCAAGAGGAGACTGTATAATAGAAGGTTCAAAAGGGAACGTGGATTCAAGTGTAAATTTGCAAATAGAAGAAATGAGAAAAGTTTTAATTACTTTATTAAATAGCGAGTGA
- the fliI gene encoding flagellar protein export ATPase FliI: MHSISIQKYIDLIDTAEFIKYNGEITKVTGLTIESKGPQSNIGEVCHIIPFNSDEPIMAEVVGFKEDKILLMPFGNMEGIGPGSKVIASGHSLQVNVGEELIGRILDGLGNPMDGKGPIFTIKQYPVSNMPPNPLERKRITEIMPLGIKSIDGLLTCGTGQRMGIFAGSGVGKSTLMGMIARNAKSDINVIGLIGERGREVREFIENDLQEEGLKNSVVVVATSDQPALVRMKGALLTTAIAEYFRDKGKNVMMLMDSLTRFAMAQREIGLAIGEPPVTRGFTPSVFSVLPKLLERAGTSSTGSITGLYTVLVDGDDLNEPITDTVRGILDGHIVLDRKLANQNHYPAIDVLQSISRVMPNICSKEHISISNEIKDILATYRESEDLINIGAYKIGTNSKIDRAIRIIGHINDYLKQEMMSSYSFDETIKMLENILAISNAN, translated from the coding sequence ATGCACAGTATAAGCATTCAAAAATACATAGATTTAATAGATACGGCTGAATTTATAAAGTATAATGGTGAAATTACAAAAGTAACTGGTTTAACAATTGAATCTAAAGGACCACAGTCTAATATTGGAGAAGTATGCCATATAATTCCTTTCAACTCAGATGAGCCTATAATGGCAGAAGTTGTAGGCTTTAAAGAAGATAAGATTTTACTAATGCCTTTTGGCAACATGGAGGGAATCGGACCGGGAAGCAAAGTAATTGCAAGTGGACACTCTTTACAAGTAAATGTAGGAGAAGAGCTAATCGGAAGAATTCTTGATGGATTAGGGAATCCTATGGATGGCAAAGGTCCTATATTCACAATAAAGCAGTATCCTGTTTCTAATATGCCTCCTAATCCACTTGAAAGAAAAAGAATAACTGAAATCATGCCTTTGGGGATAAAATCTATAGATGGGCTTTTAACATGTGGTACTGGACAAAGAATGGGAATATTTGCTGGTAGTGGAGTAGGAAAAAGTACTTTGATGGGTATGATAGCAAGAAATGCTAAGTCAGACATAAATGTTATAGGTCTTATAGGTGAAAGGGGTAGGGAAGTAAGAGAATTTATTGAAAACGACTTACAAGAGGAAGGATTAAAAAACTCTGTTGTTGTTGTAGCTACCTCAGATCAGCCAGCTTTAGTTAGGATGAAAGGTGCACTTTTAACTACAGCAATTGCTGAATATTTCAGAGATAAGGGAAAAAATGTAATGATGCTTATGGATTCTCTAACTAGATTTGCTATGGCTCAAAGAGAAATAGGGCTAGCCATAGGAGAGCCACCTGTAACACGTGGGTTTACTCCATCTGTGTTCTCAGTACTGCCCAAACTGCTAGAAAGAGCCGGAACATCATCTACAGGAAGTATTACTGGACTTTATACTGTCCTTGTTGATGGAGATGATTTGAATGAACCAATAACAGATACGGTTAGAGGTATACTTGATGGGCATATTGTTTTAGACAGAAAACTGGCTAATCAAAACCATTACCCTGCAATAGATGTACTGCAAAGCATAAGCAGAGTAATGCCTAATATTTGTTCCAAGGAACATATTTCTATTTCTAATGAAATAAAAGACATATTAGCTACATATAGGGAGTCAGAGGATTTAATTAATATTGGAGCATATAAAATAGGTACAAATTCCAAAATTGATAGAGCGATAAGAATTATTGGGCATATAAATGATTATTTAAAGCAAGAGATGATGAGTAGTTATTCTTTTGATGAAACGATTAAAATGCTAGAGAATATTTTAGCGATATCTAATGCTAATTAG
- the fliJ gene encoding flagellar export protein FliJ: MEKFNFRLNKVLEYRESIENINKSEYGKAKKKLDDETEILEEIISYKDSINLERDKLASKTTIRNFKNYDLYLKSIKEKLIEQSNIVEAAQTNAEVARNKLINSSVDKKILENLRKRDFDNYLYQVKKQEEKIIDQIVSYKSSVK; this comes from the coding sequence TTGGAGAAATTTAATTTTAGGTTAAACAAAGTATTAGAATATAGAGAAAGCATAGAAAATATAAACAAATCCGAATATGGAAAAGCAAAGAAAAAACTTGATGATGAAACTGAAATTCTTGAAGAAATAATTTCTTATAAAGATAGCATCAATCTTGAAAGAGATAAGCTAGCTTCAAAGACTACAATTAGAAATTTTAAAAACTATGATTTATACTTAAAAAGCATTAAAGAAAAATTAATAGAACAATCAAATATTGTTGAAGCTGCTCAAACTAATGCAGAAGTAGCTAGAAATAAACTTATTAATTCTTCTGTAGACAAAAAGATACTAGAAAACTTAAGAAAAAGAGATTTTGATAATTATTTATATCAAGTAAAAAAACAGGAAGAAAAGATTATAGATCAGATTGTTAGCTACAAAAGTAGTGTAAAATAG